The genomic region GACGAACACCCGCACCCAGCGGTACGCGGACACGACGAGGGCCGCCAGACAGCCGAGAGCACCGACGGCGCACGCCGCGGCCACCGGCCAGTCGAGCGGGTTGTCGGCGGCCAGCACCCGGGGTGACCACCGGCCCTCGGCGGCCACTTGAGGAATCTGTCCGATGAAGGTGACACCGAGCATGGCCAGGACCGCGACCCAGGCGCCCGCCGCGATCACGGCGGCCGAGGTCAGCATCCAGGCGGCGGCGCGCGGGGGCAGCCTGCGGGCGGTCCGGGGCGCGCTCAGCGTCAGGACCACACCGGCCGACAGCGCCACGCACAGGCTGATCCACACGGTCCTACTCCTTCGCGTCGCGCAGGAGTTGTTCCAGCAGCTTCTCGTCGTCGGCGGGCAGCTCGGAGACGAAACGGGCGAGCACCGCGGCCCGGTTCCCGCCGTGCTCCAGCAGATCGCGCATCCCGGCCGCCGCGTGTCCGGCCTCGTCGCGCACCGGGGAGTAGAGATACCCGCGTCCGGCCCGGGTACGGGTCACCAGGCCCTTGGCGTGCAGCCGGGACAGGATCGTCAGAACGGTGGTGTAGGCGGGGTCGCCGGTGACCTGTTCGCGCACCGTACCGGCGCCCGCGGGCTCACCGGCCGCCCACAGAGCGGCCAGGACCTCGCTCTCCAGCTCGCCCGGCGCACGCCGTCCCGATGGCCCCTGCTTGCTCACGCTCCGCACCCCTCTGTACTC from Streptomyces sp. NBC_01267 harbors:
- a CDS encoding BlaI/MecI/CopY family transcriptional regulator → MSKQGPSGRRAPGELESEVLAALWAAGEPAGAGTVREQVTGDPAYTTVLTILSRLHAKGLVTRTRAGRGYLYSPVRDEAGHAAAGMRDLLEHGGNRAAVLARFVSELPADDEKLLEQLLRDAKE